The following proteins are encoded in a genomic region of Streptomyces kaniharaensis:
- a CDS encoding MMPL family transporter — translation MPPYTRLVAPATARPTKRAALRRLGEWCARHSLIVIVLWIVALAGIQAANKTVGGTYSDDFSLPGTQAQQGRDVLQAHEPSAAGTSSQVVLHDAAQLTGFQPQTTQAVSSLQQLPHVISVQSPLPPPGQPVPPGGPLAPDGQTGYITVRFDTPPTLLGTGYLAGVDAAVAPLRQAGVQVEYGGPLGELARPAPDDRSSEVIGFAVAIVVLLVGFGSAIAAGLPLVTALFAAVVGLGLLGLIAALSTFATVAPTLATMIGIGVGIDYALFLLTRHRQNLMDGVDPVASAGQAVATSGRAVLVSGCTVIIALSGLSVSGISFIAKLGAAAAVTVVSAVLGALTLLPALMGLIGCRMDRFCLRRPIAEAGGAEGGEAGGSWHRYARRVEAHPWRYLVAGVAVLAVLSIPLFSIQLGHIGDGADSTDFTDRRAYDLMSQAFGPGSNGPLTVVVDQSAVPAGTRPTVQASVQQALTGLSGAASVTPLQTSPDGAVLFNTVVPASAPQDRATTDLVNHLSDTVLPDAVSGTDAKTYVTGNTAAQVDFLDIVSSRLILIIAVVVGLAFLIILAVFRGLLVAVKAAVLNLLSIAASYGVVVAVFQWGWGGPALGVAGKVPIESYVPMMMFAIVFGLSMDYEIFLLSRVHEAWLRTGRSQDAVAHALEITARVITCAALIMVSVFAAFIVSDNVVIKMMGLGLAVSVLVDATIVRLLLVPAVMTLLGAAAWWTPRFLDRILPHIDAEGEGERA, via the coding sequence ATGCCGCCGTACACCCGTCTCGTCGCACCGGCCACCGCACGGCCGACCAAGCGAGCGGCGCTGCGCCGCCTGGGCGAGTGGTGCGCGCGTCACTCGCTGATCGTCATCGTGCTGTGGATCGTGGCCCTGGCCGGGATCCAGGCCGCCAACAAGACGGTCGGCGGCACCTACTCGGACGACTTCTCGCTGCCCGGCACCCAGGCGCAGCAGGGCCGCGACGTCCTGCAGGCGCACGAGCCGAGCGCCGCGGGCACCAGCTCCCAGGTGGTGCTGCACGACGCCGCGCAGCTGACCGGCTTCCAGCCGCAGACCACCCAGGCGGTCTCCTCGCTCCAGCAGTTGCCGCACGTCATCTCGGTGCAGAGCCCACTGCCGCCGCCGGGCCAGCCCGTTCCGCCGGGCGGGCCGCTGGCGCCCGACGGGCAGACCGGGTACATCACCGTCCGCTTCGACACCCCGCCCACCCTGCTGGGCACCGGCTACCTGGCCGGGGTGGACGCGGCCGTCGCGCCGCTGCGGCAGGCCGGGGTGCAGGTGGAGTACGGCGGTCCGCTGGGCGAGCTGGCCCGGCCGGCGCCGGACGACCGCTCCAGCGAGGTGATCGGCTTCGCGGTGGCGATCGTGGTGCTGCTGGTGGGGTTCGGCAGCGCGATCGCGGCCGGGCTGCCGCTGGTGACGGCGCTGTTCGCGGCGGTGGTCGGCCTCGGCCTGCTGGGGCTGATCGCGGCGCTGTCCACCTTCGCCACCGTCGCGCCCACCCTGGCGACGATGATCGGCATCGGGGTGGGCATCGACTACGCGCTGTTCCTGCTGACCCGTCACCGGCAGAACCTGATGGACGGCGTGGACCCGGTCGCCTCCGCCGGGCAGGCGGTCGCCACCAGCGGGCGCGCGGTGCTGGTCTCCGGCTGCACGGTGATCATCGCGCTGTCCGGGCTGTCGGTGTCGGGCATCTCCTTCATCGCCAAGCTCGGCGCCGCGGCGGCCGTGACCGTGGTGTCGGCGGTGCTCGGCGCACTCACCCTGCTGCCGGCGCTGATGGGGCTGATCGGCTGCCGGATGGACCGGTTCTGCCTTCGCCGCCCGATCGCCGAGGCGGGCGGCGCCGAGGGCGGGGAGGCCGGCGGAAGCTGGCACCGCTACGCCCGTCGGGTGGAGGCGCACCCCTGGCGGTACCTGGTGGCCGGGGTGGCCGTGCTGGCGGTGCTGTCGATCCCGCTGTTCTCCATCCAGCTCGGCCACATCGGCGACGGCGCGGACTCCACCGACTTCACGGACCGGCGCGCCTACGACCTGATGTCCCAGGCCTTCGGCCCGGGCTCGAACGGGCCGCTGACCGTGGTCGTCGACCAGAGCGCCGTGCCCGCCGGGACGCGGCCGACCGTGCAGGCCTCGGTGCAGCAGGCGCTCACCGGCCTGTCCGGCGCCGCCAGCGTGACCCCGCTGCAGACCAGCCCGGACGGCGCGGTGCTGTTCAACACCGTCGTCCCGGCGAGCGCGCCGCAGGACCGCGCCACCACCGACCTGGTCAACCACCTGTCGGACACCGTGCTGCCCGACGCGGTGTCCGGCACCGACGCGAAGACTTACGTCACCGGCAACACCGCGGCCCAGGTCGACTTCCTGGACATCGTGTCGAGCCGGCTGATCCTGATCATCGCGGTGGTGGTCGGACTGGCCTTCCTGATCATCCTGGCGGTCTTCCGCGGCCTGCTCGTCGCGGTGAAGGCCGCGGTGCTCAACCTGCTGTCGATCGCGGCCTCGTACGGGGTGGTGGTGGCGGTCTTCCAGTGGGGCTGGGGCGGGCCGGCGCTCGGGGTCGCGGGGAAGGTCCCGATCGAGAGCTACGTGCCGATGATGATGTTCGCGATCGTCTTCGGGCTGAGCATGGACTACGAGATCTTCCTGCTCTCGCGGGTGCACGAGGCCTGGCTGCGTACCGGGCGCAGCCAGGACGCCGTGGCGCATGCGCTGGAGATCACGGCCCGGGTGATCACCTGTGCCGCGCTGATCATGGTCAGCGTCTTCGCCGCGTTCATCGTCAGCGACAACGTGGTGATCAAGATGATGGGGCTGGGCCTGGCCGTGAGCGTGCTCGTGGACGCCACGATCGTGCGGCTGCTGCTGGTCCCGGCGGTGATGACCCTGCTGGGCGCGGCGGCCTGGTGGACACCGCGCTTCCTGGACCGGATCCTGCCGCACATCGACGCCGAGGGCGAGGGCGAGCGGGCGTAG
- a CDS encoding FAD-dependent monooxygenase yields the protein MTTVVIVGAGPTGLTLACGLARQGVAVRVIEKAPTFHTSSRGKTLNLRSLEVLADLGLGERLAAAGRTHLPFRKYFAGEFVNETEPFAGARPTATTPYAASLWLPQTRVERLLREQLAEYGVEVELATELVDFRQDGAGVEVHLADGRRIAAEYLVACDGGRSTVRKLLGIPFVGDGDPEPMMVCGDVEVEGLDPGAWHQWFGPQGVFMLCPFEGSRRWQLQASPETDADGRTVAPSLESFQRLAALHTGRADLRLTNATWLSTWRVNVRVAERYREGRVLLAGDCAHVHPTAGGLGMNTGIQDAWNLAWKLGYVVRGLAAAALLDTYQEERLPIAAWTLDVTTAGMTAVTDGIGTPGVGVEAGRVADLTGLSLGYRWSRIAIDHLAGPLRAGDRAPDAPCTGPDGEPARLFDRFAGDHFTLLGFGPGARPALAGLPDHVRPVPLDDPDGAARQAYGITGDALVLVRPDNHVALTAPATAREDVLAYLTALNADE from the coding sequence ATGACGACCGTGGTGATAGTGGGGGCAGGGCCGACCGGACTGACCCTGGCGTGCGGGCTGGCCCGGCAGGGCGTCGCGGTCCGGGTCATCGAGAAGGCGCCGACGTTCCACACCAGTTCGCGCGGCAAGACGCTCAACCTGCGCAGTCTGGAGGTCCTGGCCGACCTGGGCCTGGGCGAGCGGCTCGCGGCCGCCGGCCGCACCCACCTGCCGTTCCGCAAGTACTTCGCCGGCGAGTTCGTCAACGAGACCGAGCCGTTCGCCGGCGCCCGGCCCACCGCCACCACGCCGTACGCGGCGAGCCTGTGGCTGCCGCAGACCCGCGTGGAGCGGCTGCTGCGCGAGCAGCTCGCCGAGTACGGGGTGGAGGTCGAACTCGCTACTGAGCTGGTCGACTTCCGGCAGGACGGCGCCGGAGTGGAAGTGCACCTCGCGGACGGCCGGCGGATCGCCGCCGAGTACCTGGTCGCGTGCGACGGCGGGCGCTCCACGGTGCGCAAACTGCTCGGCATCCCCTTCGTCGGCGACGGCGACCCGGAGCCGATGATGGTCTGTGGCGACGTGGAGGTCGAGGGGCTGGATCCGGGCGCCTGGCACCAGTGGTTCGGGCCGCAGGGCGTGTTCATGCTCTGCCCGTTCGAGGGCAGCCGCCGCTGGCAGCTGCAGGCGAGCCCGGAGACGGACGCCGACGGCCGGACCGTCGCCCCGTCGCTGGAGAGCTTCCAGCGGCTGGCCGCGCTGCACACCGGCCGCGCGGACCTCAGGCTCACCAACGCCACCTGGCTGTCCACCTGGCGGGTCAACGTCCGAGTCGCCGAGCGCTACCGCGAGGGACGGGTCCTCCTGGCCGGTGACTGCGCGCACGTCCACCCCACGGCGGGCGGACTCGGCATGAACACCGGTATCCAGGACGCCTGGAACCTTGCCTGGAAGCTCGGATACGTGGTGCGCGGTCTCGCCGCAGCGGCGCTGCTGGACACCTACCAGGAGGAGCGACTGCCGATCGCCGCCTGGACGCTCGACGTCACCACCGCCGGCATGACAGCCGTCACCGACGGCATCGGCACCCCCGGCGTCGGCGTCGAGGCCGGCCGGGTGGCCGACCTCACCGGCCTCTCCCTCGGCTACCGGTGGAGCCGCATCGCCATCGACCACCTCGCCGGCCCGCTTCGGGCCGGAGACCGGGCGCCCGACGCACCCTGCACCGGCCCCGACGGCGAGCCGGCCCGTCTCTTCGACCGCTTCGCCGGCGACCACTTCACGCTGCTCGGATTCGGCCCGGGCGCCCGCCCCGCCCTCGCCGGACTGCCCGACCACGTCCGGCCCGTGCCGCTCGACGATCCCGACGGCGCGGCCCGCCAGGCGTACGGAATCACCGGGGACGCCCTCGTCCTCGTCCGGCCCGACAACCACGTCGCCCTCACCGCCCCGGCGACCGCCCGCGAGGACGTGCTCGCCTACCTGACGGCCCTCAACGCCGACGAGTGA
- a CDS encoding GNAT family N-acetyltransferase: MPDEITLRPVTADDLDLFEREFSGPEGVGPYQWFGFRSPGGLRRRFAETGLLGADGGVLSVAEAGRTVGRVEWFPGSWGRPDTSACWTLAIGLVPAAHGRGIGTRAQRMLAEYLFDHTRAERLQAWTDCANLAEQRALEKAGFVREGVLRSAQWRGGQWHDQVIFSMLRGERSGGELR, from the coding sequence ATGCCGGATGAGATCACGCTGCGCCCCGTCACCGCTGACGATCTCGATCTGTTCGAGCGCGAGTTCAGCGGGCCGGAGGGGGTGGGCCCGTACCAGTGGTTCGGCTTCCGCTCGCCGGGCGGCCTGCGCCGCCGCTTCGCGGAGACCGGCCTGCTCGGCGCCGACGGCGGGGTGCTCTCCGTCGCGGAGGCGGGCCGGACGGTGGGCCGGGTCGAGTGGTTCCCCGGCAGCTGGGGGCGGCCCGACACGTCCGCCTGCTGGACGCTGGCGATCGGCCTGGTGCCCGCCGCGCACGGCCGCGGCATAGGCACCCGGGCCCAGCGGATGCTGGCCGAGTACCTCTTCGACCACACCAGGGCCGAGCGGCTCCAGGCGTGGACGGACTGCGCCAACCTGGCCGAGCAGCGTGCGCTGGAGAAGGCGGGCTTCGTGAGGGAGGGCGTGCTGCGCTCCGCGCAGTGGCGCGGCGGACAGTGGCACGATCAGGTGATCTTCTCCATGCTCCGCGGGGAGCGGTCCGGCGGCGAACTGAGGTGA
- a CDS encoding GntR family transcriptional regulator: protein MNDEPLRKAVRRGLADEVADRVRDAIFGGRFPPGAPLREVELAESLGVSRGAVREGLAQLQREGLVRTGWHRPTTVVEATAVDVEEVYRVRAALDRLAAVTAMRLATQGQLDELDRLVDEMAAELDAGAGVPRLLALDMAFHDRIYEAAGNGRLTGAWQAVRSQVFLFQLQRVSLAHGQYRALVVDEHRELARLLRAGGTVEELDRLAAEHVDTARRSLLTLLTGPGNAEPDDLMAAE, encoded by the coding sequence ATGAACGATGAACCCTTGCGGAAGGCGGTCCGGCGCGGGCTGGCGGACGAGGTAGCGGACCGGGTCCGCGACGCGATCTTCGGCGGGCGCTTCCCGCCGGGCGCCCCTCTGCGGGAGGTCGAACTGGCCGAGTCGCTGGGTGTGAGCCGCGGGGCCGTGCGTGAGGGACTCGCCCAGCTGCAGCGCGAGGGGCTGGTCCGCACCGGCTGGCACCGGCCGACCACCGTCGTGGAGGCGACCGCCGTCGACGTCGAGGAGGTCTACCGCGTCCGCGCCGCGCTCGACCGGCTGGCGGCCGTCACCGCGATGCGCCTGGCCACGCAAGGGCAGCTCGATGAACTCGACCGGCTTGTCGACGAGATGGCCGCCGAACTGGACGCCGGCGCCGGCGTGCCGCGTCTGCTCGCCCTGGACATGGCCTTCCACGACCGGATCTACGAGGCCGCCGGGAACGGCCGGCTCACCGGGGCCTGGCAGGCCGTACGGTCGCAGGTGTTCCTCTTCCAGCTGCAGCGAGTCTCGCTCGCCCACGGCCAGTACCGCGCGCTGGTCGTCGACGAGCACCGCGAACTCGCCCGCTTGCTACGGGCAGGCGGCACCGTGGAGGAGCTCGACCGACTCGCCGCCGAACACGTCGACACCGCCCGCCGCAGCCTGCTGACCCTCCTGACAGGCCCGGGAAACGCGGAGCCGGACGACCTGATGGCCGCCGAGTGA
- a CDS encoding IPT/TIG domain-containing protein, translating to MPLSPNQGSTGGNTSVTITSTTANALSTVSQVLFGDTPATNVAYNAGADHVTCTSPAGAGEVEVTVVLANGEVSNGAPFYYIPAPVESTLSPTAGPLASGTSVVITGSGLDTTSAVTFGGSAGTVISKTDGRLTVTAPAGTAGPVAVSVTTAAGTFGGLTYTYVANPGTLTVTPNTGLLTGGTLVTITTTGDATTTSQVLFGSTSVPFAVASTTSLSLYTPPGTVLGAVNVSVTTAGGSSTATNAFTYV from the coding sequence ATGCCGCTGTCCCCGAACCAGGGCTCCACGGGGGGCAATACCTCCGTGACGATAACCAGCACCACGGCCAACGCCCTGAGTACCGTCAGCCAGGTGCTGTTCGGCGACACTCCGGCCACCAACGTCGCCTACAACGCGGGCGCCGACCACGTCACCTGCACCTCTCCCGCCGGGGCGGGAGAGGTGGAGGTGACGGTGGTCCTCGCCAACGGCGAGGTCAGCAACGGCGCGCCCTTCTACTACATCCCGGCGCCCGTGGAGTCGACGCTGAGCCCCACCGCCGGGCCACTGGCCAGTGGCACCAGCGTCGTCATCACCGGCTCCGGCCTGGACACCACCAGCGCGGTGACCTTCGGCGGCAGCGCCGGCACGGTGATCTCGAAGACCGACGGCCGGCTCACGGTCACCGCCCCGGCGGGCACGGCCGGACCGGTGGCCGTCAGTGTGACGACCGCCGCGGGCACCTTCGGCGGCCTGACGTACACCTATGTCGCCAACCCCGGCACGCTGACGGTCACCCCGAACACCGGACTGCTCACGGGCGGAACGCTGGTGACGATCACGACCACCGGAGATGCGACGACCACCTCACAGGTGCTGTTCGGCAGCACTTCCGTGCCGTTCGCGGTCGCCAGTACCACCTCGCTGTCGCTCTACACGCCCCCCGGGACGGTGCTCGGCGCGGTCAACGTCTCCGTCACCACCGCGGGTGGCAGCAGCACCGCCACCAATGCGTTCACCTACGTGTGA
- a CDS encoding vWA domain-containing protein, which produces MSANRIKHKVNHVSLVVDKSGSMRQHEAQLVRVVDEFVKGLQEESDRLGHETRISLYAFDHEVQNLVWDMDVKHLPSLQGLYEVNNGATALIEAAVKSIDDLKNIWEGYGEHSFLQVVVTDGEENASGCSETGQMHTRMNAGKGTAVLRTWTGRIQSAMDNLPDHWTSAILVPNSLAKRTAQEYGFPAGNIAIWDADSSQGVEEAIGTVKNAATSFLRGREQGVRGTRNLFAMGQDLSTAEVKANLDALDTGKYILIPVDQQIQIRDFVTRAGHSYKSGCAFYELSKREKIQGNKQLAVAEKDPATGQMTGRVFSGPAARQLLGLPQSEVAVKPGENPAYTVFVQSTSVNRKLVPGTKLLVML; this is translated from the coding sequence ATGTCTGCGAACAGGATCAAGCACAAGGTCAACCACGTCTCGCTCGTGGTCGACAAGTCCGGCTCGATGCGCCAGCACGAGGCGCAGCTCGTCCGGGTGGTGGACGAGTTCGTGAAGGGTCTTCAGGAGGAGTCCGACCGGCTCGGTCACGAGACCCGCATCAGCCTCTACGCCTTCGATCACGAGGTGCAGAACCTGGTCTGGGACATGGACGTCAAGCACCTGCCATCCCTCCAGGGCCTTTACGAGGTCAACAACGGTGCGACGGCGCTGATCGAGGCGGCCGTGAAGTCCATCGACGACCTGAAGAACATCTGGGAAGGGTACGGGGAACACTCCTTCCTCCAGGTCGTCGTCACCGACGGCGAGGAGAACGCCTCCGGCTGCTCGGAGACCGGCCAGATGCACACCCGCATGAACGCCGGCAAGGGCACCGCCGTCCTGCGCACGTGGACAGGCCGCATCCAGAGCGCCATGGATAACCTCCCGGACCACTGGACCTCGGCGATCCTGGTCCCGAACTCCCTGGCCAAGCGCACCGCTCAGGAGTACGGCTTCCCGGCGGGCAACATCGCGATCTGGGACGCGGACTCCAGCCAGGGTGTCGAGGAGGCCATCGGCACCGTCAAGAACGCCGCCACGAGCTTCCTGCGGGGCCGCGAGCAGGGCGTGCGCGGTACCAGGAACCTGTTCGCCATGGGCCAGGACCTGAGCACCGCCGAGGTGAAGGCCAATCTCGATGCCCTGGACACCGGCAAGTACATCCTGATCCCGGTCGACCAGCAGATACAGATCCGCGACTTCGTCACCCGCGCCGGACACTCGTACAAGAGCGGCTGCGCCTTCTACGAGCTGTCCAAGCGCGAGAAGATCCAGGGCAACAAGCAGCTCGCCGTGGCGGAGAAGGACCCGGCCACCGGCCAGATGACGGGCAGGGTGTTCTCGGGCCCGGCGGCCCGCCAGCTCCTCGGCCTGCCGCAGTCGGAGGTCGCAGTGAAGCCGGGCGAGAACCCGGCGTACACCGTGTTCGTCCAATCGACCTCCGTCAACCGGAAGTTGGTGCCGGGCACCAAGCTGCTTGTCATGCTGTAG
- a CDS encoding MFS transporter, protein MRSEHQLGHRPGHRLGRRFGWLWAAYGTSALGTWLAFGAFPLIAIRVLHAGPAEVAALSSVGAAVGAAVAVPLGPWVEFRRKRPVLIAMDLVRFAALLTIPAAFALGALTFVQLLLVSVVVAAADITFRAASGAYLKTLLPAEDLLVANARFESTAWTTTIIGPPLGGAALGLLGPVATVVADAVSYLLSALGIRATGGHEPLPEHRGAARMRAGDLLDGWRYILADPALRPLFFNTALFNGLVMASEPLLAVLMLGRLGFTPWQYGIAFAAPSIGGLLGSRLARPLVTRFGQRQVLVVAGALRALWPVGLAFVGPGTGGLLLVMGIELGLIFCCGVFNPVYATYRLERTATDRVARTLSAWSVTTKASTALLTATWGVLGVLLGPRTAIGLAGLLLLATPLLLPRRAAAPLAEPEPAPSRV, encoded by the coding sequence ATGAGAAGCGAACACCAGCTGGGACACCGGCCGGGACATCGGCTGGGGCGGCGGTTCGGTTGGCTCTGGGCAGCCTACGGAACCAGCGCGCTCGGCACGTGGCTCGCCTTCGGCGCGTTCCCGCTGATCGCCATCCGGGTCCTGCACGCCGGGCCGGCCGAGGTCGCGGCGCTGTCCTCCGTGGGGGCGGCGGTGGGCGCGGCCGTGGCGGTGCCGCTCGGCCCGTGGGTGGAGTTCCGCCGCAAGCGTCCGGTGCTGATCGCGATGGACCTGGTGCGGTTCGCAGCGCTGCTGACGATCCCCGCCGCTTTCGCGCTCGGCGCGCTCACCTTCGTCCAGCTCCTGCTGGTCTCGGTCGTCGTCGCGGCGGCCGACATCACCTTCCGCGCCGCCTCCGGCGCGTACCTCAAGACGCTGCTGCCGGCCGAGGACCTGCTCGTCGCCAACGCCCGGTTCGAGTCCACGGCCTGGACCACCACGATCATCGGACCACCGCTCGGCGGCGCCGCTCTCGGGCTCCTCGGTCCGGTGGCGACGGTGGTGGCCGACGCCGTCAGCTACCTGCTCTCGGCCCTGGGCATCCGCGCGACGGGCGGGCACGAGCCGCTGCCCGAGCACCGGGGGGCCGCGCGCATGCGGGCCGGGGACCTGCTCGACGGCTGGCGGTACATCCTCGCCGACCCGGCACTGCGCCCGCTGTTCTTCAACACCGCCTTGTTCAACGGCCTGGTCATGGCCTCCGAACCACTACTGGCCGTCCTGATGCTCGGCCGACTCGGGTTCACACCGTGGCAGTACGGCATCGCCTTCGCCGCGCCCTCGATCGGCGGGCTGCTCGGTTCGCGGTTGGCCCGACCGCTGGTCACCCGGTTCGGGCAGCGCCAAGTCCTGGTCGTGGCCGGGGCGCTGCGCGCGCTCTGGCCCGTCGGGCTGGCCTTCGTGGGGCCGGGCACCGGCGGGCTGCTGCTGGTGATGGGCATCGAACTCGGGCTCATCTTCTGCTGCGGGGTCTTCAACCCCGTCTACGCCACCTATCGCCTCGAACGCACCGCGACCGACCGGGTCGCCCGTACGCTGTCCGCCTGGTCGGTGACGACCAAGGCCTCGACCGCGCTCCTGACGGCTACCTGGGGCGTGCTGGGCGTGCTGCTCGGCCCACGTACGGCCATCGGCCTGGCCGGCCTGCTCCTGCTGGCGACCCCACTACTGCTCCCCCGCCGCGCCGCGGCGCCCCTCGCCGAGCCCGAGCCGGCCCCGAGCCGCGTCTGA
- a CDS encoding TetR family transcriptional regulator, with the protein MSPRPMSPSEPDPGLRTLKKQRTRQTIADVAIALFLDRGFDQVSVAEIAAAAEVSKPTLFRYFASKEELVLHRFADHLGEAGRVVRGRAPGLTPLDALERHHLERLEARDPNTGLTDDPEALAFLRLVYETPSLSAHLMDYVDADTRALAEALDPDGGVGARLVAAQYMAARQVLAHSAWTRLAAGQDTNDAIRQATAETAMAFALLRDGAAAHGF; encoded by the coding sequence ATGAGTCCGAGGCCCATGAGTCCGAGCGAGCCAGACCCGGGTCTGCGGACCCTGAAGAAGCAGCGCACCCGGCAGACCATCGCCGACGTCGCCATCGCCCTCTTCCTCGACCGCGGCTTCGACCAGGTCTCGGTGGCCGAGATCGCCGCCGCCGCCGAGGTCTCCAAGCCCACCCTGTTCCGGTACTTCGCGAGCAAGGAGGAACTGGTTCTGCACCGATTCGCCGACCACCTCGGCGAAGCCGGACGGGTGGTACGCGGCCGGGCCCCGGGGCTCACCCCGCTGGACGCCCTGGAGCGCCACCACCTGGAGCGATTGGAGGCCCGCGACCCCAACACCGGGCTGACCGACGATCCCGAGGCGCTCGCCTTCCTCCGGCTGGTCTACGAGACGCCCAGCCTCTCCGCCCACCTGATGGACTACGTCGACGCGGACACCCGCGCGCTCGCCGAGGCACTCGACCCGGACGGCGGAGTGGGCGCCCGCCTGGTCGCCGCCCAGTACATGGCAGCCCGCCAGGTACTCGCCCACTCCGCCTGGACCCGACTCGCCGCCGGGCAGGACACCAACGACGCCATCCGGCAGGCCACCGCCGAGACCGCCATGGCGTTCGCCCTGCTGCGCGACGGCGCCGCCGCCCACGGCTTCTGA
- a CDS encoding LysR family transcriptional regulator — protein MDLDAVRTFVAAADAGQFQEAAAELAVTQQAVSKRIATLERNLGVRLFTRTPRGAQLTIDGQAFLPHARELLRVADRAVASVRTGRRPLRVDVIASRSAQSGLMRGFHRAHPEIDLDVLMLFEIETAVAAIRSGTIDASFRAVAMPGRPLPEDIASVRVLDEPLQLLTGPAHALAGARSVTVAQLAGHRIWMPGIVPGTEWGAYYDDLVAEFGLTIEATGPNFGSDALLDTIADTPALATFMGEHTRLVWPADHGLRRIPVTDPTPVYPHSLLWHRDNPHPALATLRAHLAGTTSGRDAPGTWAPDWVIPR, from the coding sequence ATGGATCTCGACGCCGTCCGGACCTTCGTCGCCGCCGCCGACGCGGGGCAGTTCCAGGAGGCCGCCGCCGAGCTGGCGGTCACCCAGCAGGCCGTCTCCAAGCGCATCGCCACGCTGGAGCGCAACCTCGGGGTGCGGCTGTTCACCCGCACCCCGCGCGGGGCCCAGCTGACCATCGACGGGCAGGCGTTCCTGCCCCACGCACGCGAGCTGCTGCGCGTCGCCGACCGGGCCGTCGCGTCCGTGCGCACCGGCCGCCGTCCACTTCGCGTCGACGTGATCGCCTCGCGCTCCGCGCAGTCGGGCCTGATGCGCGGCTTCCACCGCGCGCACCCCGAGATCGACCTGGACGTGCTGATGCTGTTCGAGATCGAGACCGCCGTCGCCGCCATCCGGTCCGGCACGATCGACGCGTCCTTCCGCGCCGTCGCCATGCCCGGCCGGCCCCTCCCCGAGGACATCGCGTCCGTCCGGGTGCTCGACGAGCCCCTCCAGCTCCTCACCGGCCCCGCCCACGCGCTGGCGGGCGCCCGGTCGGTGACCGTCGCTCAGCTCGCCGGGCACCGGATCTGGATGCCCGGCATCGTCCCGGGCACCGAGTGGGGGGCCTACTACGACGACCTCGTCGCCGAGTTCGGCCTCACCATCGAGGCGACGGGCCCCAACTTCGGCTCCGACGCGCTCCTCGACACCATCGCCGACACCCCGGCCCTGGCCACCTTCATGGGCGAGCACACCCGCCTCGTCTGGCCCGCCGACCACGGCCTGCGCCGAATCCCGGTGACCGACCCGACGCCCGTCTACCCGCACTCTCTCCTCTGGCACCGCGACAACCCCCACCCCGCGCTGGCCACCCTCCGCGCCCACCTCGCCGGCACAACGTCCGGCCGCGACGCCCCCGGGACCTGGGCCCCGGACTGGGTGATTCCGCGCTGA
- a CDS encoding maleylpyruvate isomerase N-terminal domain-containing protein: MAQSAEPTLLVSGEHVRQAVACCVDVLEDIPAAQWHERAGGLEWTSWETVEHVADDLLTYAMRFGLARPIAVPRVPLRISSDRPGGPANVIFGDQEAGPPGLLTVVQACGGLLAAAVDTADPTALAPHVFGASDPEGFAAMGIVETLVHTYDVVQGLNRAWEPPQDLCERVLTRLFPDVPVTGTAWSTLLWATGRIETPDRPRRKDWRWHGAPLAGRRPVRRQSGSALPTSQHRPPSDG, encoded by the coding sequence ATGGCACAGTCCGCAGAACCGACCCTGCTGGTGAGCGGGGAGCACGTACGCCAGGCTGTCGCCTGCTGCGTGGACGTCCTCGAAGACATTCCGGCGGCCCAGTGGCATGAACGGGCCGGTGGCCTGGAGTGGACGAGCTGGGAGACCGTCGAGCACGTCGCGGACGATCTGCTCACCTACGCAATGCGGTTCGGGCTTGCCCGGCCGATCGCCGTACCGCGTGTCCCGCTGCGCATCTCCAGTGATCGACCGGGTGGCCCGGCCAACGTGATCTTCGGTGACCAGGAGGCGGGGCCTCCGGGACTCCTGACCGTCGTGCAGGCCTGCGGCGGACTGCTCGCAGCCGCCGTGGACACCGCAGATCCAACTGCCTTGGCCCCGCACGTCTTTGGAGCCTCTGATCCTGAGGGCTTCGCCGCGATGGGCATCGTGGAGACTTTGGTCCACACCTACGACGTCGTCCAGGGTCTGAACCGCGCCTGGGAGCCCCCGCAGGACCTGTGCGAGCGGGTCCTCACGCGACTGTTCCCCGATGTTCCCGTCACCGGCACCGCCTGGTCGACCCTTCTGTGGGCCACCGGGCGCATCGAGACACCCGATCGTCCCCGCCGGAAGGACTGGCGCTGGCACGGCGCACCGCTTGCCGGACGCCGACCAGTGCGGCGGCAGTCCGGCAGCGCACTGCCGACCAGCCAGCACCGGCCGCCGTCGGACGGCTGA